A stretch of Lactuca sativa cultivar Salinas chromosome 6, Lsat_Salinas_v11, whole genome shotgun sequence DNA encodes these proteins:
- the LOC111880868 gene encoding plant UBX domain-containing protein 10 codes for MSASADKLAHFQAITGLQDADLCTEILSAHGWDLELAISSITSTSEEDHINLPTTSAIDNDNIATDRFEQSGFIATEGAGPPGLAWKLITLPISIVSGSLGLVSGAVGLGLWAVGGVLSYSLSMIGLTNSGTNGGSSSTPLVSLSTAASEAMDFVSKFESEYGNRHPNFVSEGFMDALQRSRHEFKLLFVYLHSPDHPDTPSFCEGTLCSEVMTEFVNENFVAWGGSIRASEGFKMSNSLKASRFPFCAVVMAATNQRIALLQQVEGPKSPEELLTMLQRVLEESAPVLVTARLEAEERRNNIRLREEQDAAYQAALEADQARERQRREEQERVEREAAEAEKKQKEEEEARERAAREAAEREAALIKLREEKSLLLGPEPEKGPDVTQVLVRLPNGERKGRRFHCSATIQSLYDFIDSSGSLEIGSYSLVTNFPRVLYGPDKLSFTLKEVGLHPQASLFVEQKS; via the exons ATGAGTGCTTCTGCCGATAAATTGGCTCATTTTCAAGCAATTACAGGTCTCCAAGACGCCGATTTATGCACGGAGATCCTCTCTGCTCATGGCTGGGACCTTGAACTAGCTATCTCAAGTATCACTTCAACATCAGAGGAAGACCACATCAATCTTCCCACTACTTCCGCCATCGACAACGACAACATCGCCACCGACAGATTTGAACAATCAGGATTTATTGCAACTGAGGGTGCAGGTCCACCAGGTTTAGCATGGAAGCTCATCACACTTCCGATTTCCATTGTTTCTGGGAGCCTAGGGTTAGTTTCAGGTGCTGTAGGGTTAGGCTTATGGGCGGTGGGCGGTGTTCTTTCTTATTCTTTAAGCATGATTGGATTGACTAATTCCGGGACTAACGGCGGATCTTCCTCGACTCCTTTAGTTTCACTCTCAACCGCGGCATCAGAGGCGATGGATTTCGTGTCGAAGTTCGAGAGTGAGTATGGAAACAGACATCCGAATTTTGTTTCTGAGGGTTTTATGGATGCGTTACAGCGGTCGCGGCATGAATTCAAACTTTTGTTTGTGTACTTGCACTCTCCAGATCATCCTGATACACCATCCTTCTGTGAGGGCACTCTCTGTTCCGAGGTTATGACAGAGTTCGTAAATGAGAATTTTGTTGCTTGGGGTGGGAGTATTAGGGCAAGCGAAGGGTTCAAGATGAGTAACAGCTTGAAGGCTTCTAGGTTTCCTTTCTGTGCTGTTGTCATGGCAGCTACTAATCAGAGAATTGCTTTGCTCCAACAG gtTGAAGGGCCTAAATCACCAGAAGAGCTGCTAACAATGTTGCAAAGGGTTCTTGAAGAAAGTGCCCCTGTTCTTGTAACAGCAAGACTTGAAGCTGAGGAAAGAAGAAACAACATCCGATTAAGGGAGGAACAAGATGCTGCATATCAAGCTGCACTTGAAGCTGATCAA GCTAGGGAACGCCAGAGGAGGGAAGAGCAAGAACGAGTAGAACGAGAAGCTGCTGAAGCTgagaagaagcaaaaagaagaagaggaggcCCGTGAAAGAGCAGCACGTGAAGCTGCTGAAAGAGAAGCTGCATTGATTAAGCTGCGTGAGGAAAAATCTTTGTTGTTGGGCCCTGAACCTGAAAAGGGGCCAGATGTTACTCAG GTATTAGTGAGATTACCAAATGGAGAAAGAAAGGGGAGGCGATTTCATTGTAGTGCAACAATACAATCTCTATACGACTTTATTGATTCTTCAGGGTCCTTAGAAATTGGAAGTTACAGCCTAGTCACCAATTTCCCACGTGTCCTTTATGGTCCAGACAAACTCTCTTTCACCCTTAAAGAAGTTGGATTGCATCCTCAAGCCAGTCTTTTTGTGGAACAGAAATCATGA
- the LOC111880876 gene encoding uncharacterized protein LOC111880876: protein MCPRKNFCPRRHHKNLSRVYHSPQFPVSNFLSAKGNRKLHRRLHYCIASLASTITSTSSPSCRPTPSPPLLATGRRPLIATATSSHPTSASALMADSIITSETPTSSSQLNPPSRIICRVCQKQFSQYTCPRCNTRYCSLPCYKSHSIRCTESFMRDNVMEEMKQMEPADETKQKMLDILRRFHSEEEDDSMEDDGLTDASLSEETIEKIMSGVEITFDDLSTEEKKHFQRAVASGQLSKMIEPWDPWWLKPSAKTISLSPQGTQLVQPVTPNEPDPAVPSVPPGPTTALPPVNTLIGSTQPSPLLPVHLVDILYSYCFTLRVYNGEWESDAVGSTVTVMSVSNVLGQGGQPETVSEAVAHCLEQACGPAFGHMGGAQFGLAVLDDVASVLDLGSDGLVCALCDLHRMIRNGMKEMKGCDMEMKRKLKGGERKVYFLMCWVHEQGGEVWSSLVGLVMAEKNVAMEYVGNGKKGDWRKEERKGKVVIEEV from the exons ATGTGCCCTCGTAAGAATTTCTGCCCCAGGCGGCATCACAAAAATCTTTCGAGAGTTTACCATTCCCCCCAATTTCCCGTCTCTAATTTTCTTTCCGCTAAAGGTAATCGCAAGCTCCATCGCCGCCTCCATTACTGCATCGCCTCTCTCGCGTCTACTATCACGTCGACTTCCTCCCCTTCTTGCCGCCCTACGCCCTCGCCACCCCTGTTGGCTACCGGCAGGAGACCTTTGATAGCCACAGCTACATCGTCGCACCCCACCTCAG CAAGTGCCTTAATGGCGGATTCAATCATTACTTCAGAGACACCAACCAGTTCATCCCAACTGAATCCTCCATCCCGTATTATCTGTCGTGT ATGCCAAAAACAGTTTTCCCAATATACATGCCCTCGATGTAATACTCGTTATTGTTCCCTTCCATGTTACAAG TCACACAGTATCCGATGCACAGAGTCATTCATGAGAGACAATGTAATGGAGGAGATGAAGCAAATGGAACCTGCTGATGAGACTAAACAGAAAATGCTGGACATATTAAGACGTTTTCATTCAGAGGAAGAAGATGATAGCATGGAAGATGATG GGTTGACTGATGCATCTTTATCAGAGGAGACAATCGAAAAGATCATGTCTG GAGTTGAAATCACTTTCGATGACTTGTCCACCGAAGAAAAGAAACATTTTCAACGAGCGGTGGCTTCAGGACAGCTCAGCAAAATGATCGAACCGTGGGACCCATGGTGGCTAAAACCATCTGCTAAAACCATATCTCTAAGCCCTCAAGGAACCCAACTGGTTCAACCCGTAACACCAAACGAACCAGACCCGGCGGTTCCCTCAGTGCCGCCAGGTCCCACCACCGCACTGCCGCCGGTCAACACCCTTATCGGGTCAACTCAACCGTCCCCGCTTCTACCCGTTCACCTTGTGGACATCTTATACAGCTACTGTTTCACTCTTCGTGTCTACAACGGGGAGTGGGAATCGGATGCGGTGGGGTCCACTGTAACGGTTATGAGTGTATCGAATGTGTTAGGTCAAGGCGGTCAACCAGAGACGGTTTCTGAAGCTGTGGCTCACTGTTTGGAACAAGCTTGTGGGCCCGCTTTCGGACACATGGGTGGGGCCCAGTTCGGACTTGCGGTTCTTGATGATGTGGCGAGTGTTTTGGACCTTGGAAGTGATGGTTTGGTATGTGCGCTTTGTGATTTGCATCGAATGATTAGAAATGGAATGAAAGAAATGAAGGGGTGTGATATGGAAATGAAGAGGAAGTTGAAGGGTGGTGAGAGGAAAGTTTATTTTTTGATGTGTTGGGTGCATGAACAAGGGGGAGAGGTTTGGTCTAGTTTGGTAGGGTTGGTGATGGCTGAGAAGAATGTGGCTATGGAGTATGTGGGTAATGGGAAGAAGGGTGATTGGAGAAAGGAAGAGAGGAAGGGGAAGGTTGTGATTGAAGAGGTCTAG
- the LOC111880874 gene encoding uncharacterized protein LOC111880874, which produces MANLYVQAVPPTDLNRNTEWFMYPGVWTTYILILFFAWLVVLSVSGCSPGMAWTTVNLCHALVTYHFFHWKKGTPFADDQGIYNRLTWWEQIDSGKQLTRNRKFLTVVPVVLYLIASHTTDYQNPMLFLNTIAVFVLVIAKFPHMHKVRIFGINAEE; this is translated from the exons ATGGCCAACTTGTATGTCCAAGCGGTGCCGCCGACGGATCTCAACAGAAATACCGAGTGGTTCATGTACCCCGGCGTTTGGACCACCTACATACTCATCCTATTCTTTGCTTGGCTCGTCGTTCTCTCCGTCTCCGGCTGTTCTCCTGGCATGGCCTGGACCACTGTTAATCTCTGTCACGCTCTG GTTACATATCACTTCTTTCACTGGAAGAAAGGAACACCTTTTGCTGATGACCAAGGTATCTACAACAGGTTGACATGGTGGGAGCAAATTGACAGTGGCAAGCAGCTCACCCGCAACAGGAAGTTTCTTACTGTTGTGCCTGTAGTGCT ATACTTGATAGCATCACACACAACCGATTATCAGAACCCAATGCTGTTCTTGAACACAATAGCAGTTTTTGTGTTGGTGATTGCCAAATTCCCACATATGCATAAAGTCAGGATTTTTGGAATCAATGCTGAAGAGTGA